GCGTCGGTCGCGGCGAGGAAGCGCTCGTGCAGCTCCGGGTCCTCGGCGATCACCGCCGGCTCGACCACGGCGGCGTCGGTCTCGGGCACGTAGCGCTGGGACAGCTGGGAGTAGGAGAAGTGCCGGTGCCGGATCAGCTCGTGGGTCAGCGAGCGGGAGACACCGGAGAGGTACATCGTCACGGTGCCGTGCTCGAGCACCGAGAGGTGGCCGACCTCGAGGATGTGCCGCAGGTAGCCCTCGTTGCTGGCGGTGGCCGGGTTCGGCTTGTCCCAGGACTGGTAGCAGGCCCGGCCGGCGAACTCGGCCAGCGCCTGCCCGCCCTCGGCGTCGGTCTCCCACGGCACGTCGGCCGGCGGGGTGAACTGTGTCTGCGCGACGACCTGCACCTTCAGCGGGGCGATGGCGGGCACGGGGTCGAGCCTACGTCGGGGCGGCCGCCGGCTCGACGGTCGCGTCGCACGCTCCCCAGCTGCCCCAGCCGTGCCGCGGTCCCTGATTGACATCACCGTGACGCTGGACATGACGTCATAGTGGTGCCATCGTGACGTCATGGACATGAGCACCCTGTGGCAACTGGAAGAACTGAAGGCCCGCCGCGTGGGGTCGGAGCCCCGCCCGGTCCCCCGGACGGTCCGCCGCCCGCGCCGCCGGCCCCGCTGGCTGGGTGGGGGCTCGCTGTGACCGCCCCGACCGCGGCGAACCGCCGCGCCCCCGCCGGTCCGGCACGCCGGGAACCCCCACCGCCGTGGATCCCGGGAGTGACGTCACGATGGCGTCCATGGACCTGAGCGACTACGTCGACGCGCTGCGCCGCCACCTGACCACCGCAGCGGCCGCCGGCACCGAGCAGACCAAGGAGACCGCCCGGCTGCTG
The Modestobacter versicolor genome window above contains:
- the thyX gene encoding FAD-dependent thymidylate synthase; the encoded protein is MPAIAPLKVQVVAQTQFTPPADVPWETDAEGGQALAEFAGRACYQSWDKPNPATASNEGYLRHILEVGHLSVLEHGTVTMYLSGVSRSLTHELIRHRHFSYSQLSQRYVPETDAAVVEPAVIAEDPELHERFLAATDAALAAYEELLEGLEKRFADVPNATLRRKQARQAARSVLPNAIETRIVVTGNYRAWRHFVAMRASEHADVEIRELAVACLLELQRAAPHVFDDFRISRLADGTAVAASPLVAEG